A region from the Actinoplanes sp. OR16 genome encodes:
- a CDS encoding ABC transporter permease has translation MNVFGKLVATEFRTALREPAYLFFAGLFPVILITILGAVPAFREPSADLGGLRTVDVYAGIVVALSIAMIGLQGMPTVLANYREKGILRRLATTPVQPIALLGAQLVFSAIIVVISSVLVFAVAGIVYGVPLPESPIAFLVAVILALIGVFAVGLVIAALAPSGKAANAIGLILFFPMMFLAGLYAPREVMPDVVQTIADYTPLAAGERLMHEAMTGHWPNLLSVTVLLGYLLVFGAAAARLFRWE, from the coding sequence ATGAACGTCTTCGGCAAGCTCGTCGCCACCGAGTTCCGCACCGCGTTGCGCGAACCGGCCTACCTGTTCTTCGCGGGGCTCTTCCCGGTCATCCTGATCACGATCCTCGGGGCGGTGCCGGCGTTCCGGGAGCCGTCGGCGGACCTCGGCGGCCTGCGGACGGTGGACGTCTACGCCGGCATCGTGGTCGCCCTGAGCATCGCCATGATCGGCCTGCAGGGCATGCCGACCGTGCTCGCGAACTACCGGGAGAAGGGCATCCTGCGCCGCCTCGCCACCACGCCGGTCCAGCCGATCGCCCTGCTCGGCGCGCAGCTGGTGTTCTCCGCGATCATCGTGGTGATCTCGTCGGTGCTGGTCTTCGCGGTGGCCGGGATCGTCTACGGCGTGCCGCTGCCGGAGTCCCCGATCGCGTTCCTGGTCGCGGTCATCCTGGCGCTCATCGGCGTCTTCGCGGTCGGACTGGTGATCGCCGCGCTCGCGCCGAGTGGCAAGGCGGCGAACGCGATCGGCCTCATCCTGTTCTTCCCGATGATGTTCCTGGCCGGCCTGTACGCCCCGCGCGAGGTGATGCCGGACGTCGTGCAGACCATCGCCGACTACACGCCGCTCGCGGCCGGGGAGCGCCTCATGCACGAGGCGATGACGGGACACTGGCCGAACCTGCTCTCGGTTACCGTGCTCCTGGGATACCTGCTCGTCTTCGGTGCGGCGGCGGCGAGGCTCTTCCGGTGGGAGTGA
- a CDS encoding SRPBCC family protein produces the protein MAIVARTVQAPPDRVFAVLADGWSYSDWVVGTVHIRDVDKAWPQPGSKLHHKAGPWPLSLHDSSTVLSCTPGRELRLNAGLWPLGAAVVGIRLEPASGGAATRVILEEDFEAGPLLWVRNKINDLILHRRNVESLRRLADIAERSR, from the coding sequence GTGGCAATCGTGGCGCGTACCGTTCAGGCCCCACCCGACCGGGTCTTCGCCGTCCTCGCCGACGGCTGGAGCTACAGCGACTGGGTGGTCGGCACCGTACATATCCGTGACGTCGACAAGGCCTGGCCGCAGCCGGGCTCGAAACTCCATCACAAGGCCGGCCCGTGGCCGCTCTCGCTGCACGACTCGTCGACGGTGCTCTCCTGCACCCCCGGCCGCGAGCTGCGACTCAACGCCGGGCTGTGGCCCCTGGGCGCCGCCGTCGTCGGCATCCGCCTGGAGCCGGCGAGTGGCGGCGCGGCCACCAGGGTGATCCTGGAGGAGGACTTCGAGGCGGGCCCGCTCCTCTGGGTCCGCAACAAGATCAACGACCTGATCCTGCATCGGCGCAACGTCGAGTCGCTCCGCCGCCTCGCCGACATCGCCGAACGCAGCCGCTGA
- a CDS encoding LytR C-terminal domain-containing protein yields MSRDPRELMSELEDDVRPVLLAPAAAIRARGRRRALRRRAAATGSALALVAAVAAGSMLLPRTPTMPAGPAASSAPACVPVELPASTSEVKVRVFAARNGAEIVQDLRDRGFDAVAGDPGSAPSAGSVAAVYVGPATVGQGRLIDAYLLGQAPIIHDPRHTGDVVDLAIGPNFQQFATPTEVNQALAHLTYPC; encoded by the coding sequence ATGTCCCGTGACCCTCGCGAACTGATGAGCGAGCTGGAGGACGACGTCCGCCCGGTGCTGCTCGCCCCGGCCGCCGCCATCCGGGCCCGGGGCCGCCGCCGCGCGCTGCGCCGCCGGGCCGCCGCCACCGGATCGGCCCTGGCCCTGGTCGCCGCGGTGGCCGCCGGTTCGATGCTGCTGCCCCGCACGCCGACGATGCCGGCCGGCCCCGCGGCCTCGTCGGCGCCCGCGTGTGTGCCCGTCGAGCTACCGGCGTCCACCAGCGAGGTGAAGGTACGGGTCTTCGCCGCGCGCAACGGTGCGGAGATCGTGCAGGACCTGCGCGATCGCGGGTTCGACGCGGTGGCCGGGGATCCGGGCTCGGCGCCGTCCGCCGGGTCGGTCGCGGCCGTCTACGTCGGTCCGGCCACGGTCGGCCAGGGCCGGCTGATCGACGCGTATCTGCTCGGCCAGGCGCCGATCATCCACGATCCGCGGCACACCGGCGACGTGGTCGATCTGGCGATCGGCCCGAATTTCCAGCAGTTCGCCACTCCGACCGAGGTGAACCAGGCGCTCGCGCACCTGACCTACCCCTGCTGA
- a CDS encoding response regulator transcription factor has translation MIGLLIVDDHPVVRDGLRGMFAGDGRFTVLGEAGDGREAIAVAAAVSPDVVLLDLRMPVMDGVTTIRELKAAGSAARVLVLTTYDTDSDVLPAIRAGATGYLLKDTPREDLFRAVLAADRGESVLSPAIAGRLMGELRSPAKEPLSQRELEVLTLISQGCTNRETAGRLFISEATVKTHLLHAYAKLGVRDRASAVAAAFERGLLGREQ, from the coding sequence ATGATCGGGCTGCTCATCGTCGACGACCATCCGGTGGTCCGGGACGGTCTGCGCGGCATGTTCGCCGGCGACGGCCGGTTCACCGTGCTCGGCGAGGCGGGCGACGGCCGGGAGGCGATCGCGGTGGCCGCCGCGGTCAGCCCGGACGTGGTCCTGCTCGACCTGCGGATGCCGGTCATGGACGGCGTGACCACCATCCGGGAACTCAAGGCGGCCGGGTCGGCAGCCAGGGTGCTCGTTCTGACGACGTACGACACCGACAGCGACGTTCTTCCGGCCATCCGAGCCGGCGCGACGGGTTATCTGCTGAAGGACACCCCGCGCGAGGACCTGTTCCGTGCGGTCCTCGCTGCGGACCGGGGCGAGTCGGTGCTCTCCCCGGCGATCGCCGGCCGGCTCATGGGCGAGCTGCGGTCCCCTGCCAAGGAGCCGCTCAGCCAGCGGGAACTCGAAGTGCTCACGCTGATCTCACAGGGCTGCACGAACCGTGAGACGGCCGGTCGGCTGTTCATCAGTGAGGCAACGGTCAAGACGCATCTGCTCCACGCGTACGCGAAGCTCGGTGTTCGTGATCGTGCCTCCGCGGTCGCCGCCGCCTTCGAACGGGGACTTCTCGGCCGCGAGCAGTGA
- a CDS encoding SigE family RNA polymerase sigma factor: protein MRTPEDFDAFYVSTARRVLLHVYAVCGDLGDAQDITQEAYARAWQQWSRVAGYENPELWVRKVAWRLAANRWRGLRRRLAAYVRTGPPPPGAGPSPERVALIAALRRLPEAQRQTVVMHYLLDMSVQEIAAADGVPAGTVKARLSRARAALAPLLTDLEASDVP from the coding sequence ATGCGAACACCTGAGGACTTCGACGCGTTCTACGTGAGCACCGCCCGGCGCGTGCTGCTGCACGTGTACGCGGTCTGCGGTGACCTCGGCGACGCCCAGGACATCACGCAGGAGGCGTACGCCCGGGCCTGGCAGCAGTGGTCCCGGGTCGCCGGGTACGAGAACCCGGAGCTCTGGGTCCGCAAGGTCGCCTGGCGGCTCGCCGCGAACCGGTGGCGTGGCCTGCGCCGCCGGCTCGCCGCGTACGTCCGGACGGGGCCGCCCCCACCCGGCGCCGGTCCCTCGCCGGAACGGGTCGCCCTCATCGCCGCGCTGCGCCGGCTCCCCGAGGCACAGCGGCAGACCGTCGTCATGCACTACCTGCTGGACATGTCGGTCCAGGAGATCGCGGCGGCCGACGGTGTCCCGGCCGGAACCGTGAAGGCCCGGCTGTCCCGCGCCCGCGCCGCCCTCGCACCCCTGCTGACCGACCTGGAGGCCTCAGATGTCCCGTGA
- a CDS encoding ABC transporter ATP-binding protein, producing MAVIEVKNLSKRYGDTVAVRDVSFEVESGEIFGILGPNGAGKTTTVECIAGLRVPDSGTITVLGREPRDRALRAQVGVQLQESELQEKLTVREALELYSSFYSDPADWRKLAGDLGLDEKLNTYFGKLSGGQKQRLSIALALIGNPRIAVLDELTTGLDPQARRDTWELIAGVRDRGVTLLLVTHFMEEAERLCDRIAVIDHGEVVALNTPAGLVEQTASADQTIRFRPSAPIADELLTGLPEVSRVSRQGDRIEVVGTGNLLHAVTSVLAVNGIVAVELRLEQATLDDAFVRLTGRTSEENPA from the coding sequence ATGGCAGTCATCGAGGTCAAGAACCTCAGCAAACGGTACGGGGACACCGTAGCTGTCCGGGATGTGTCGTTCGAGGTCGAATCGGGCGAGATCTTCGGCATTCTAGGTCCGAACGGCGCCGGCAAGACCACCACGGTGGAGTGCATCGCGGGGTTGCGGGTTCCCGACTCCGGCACGATCACCGTCCTCGGCCGCGAACCGCGTGACCGGGCCCTGCGCGCCCAGGTCGGCGTGCAGCTGCAGGAGAGCGAGCTGCAGGAGAAGCTGACCGTACGCGAGGCGCTGGAGCTCTACAGCTCCTTCTACTCCGACCCGGCCGACTGGCGGAAGCTCGCCGGCGACCTGGGGCTGGACGAGAAGCTGAACACGTACTTCGGCAAACTCTCCGGCGGCCAGAAGCAGCGCCTCTCGATCGCCCTCGCGCTGATCGGCAATCCCCGGATCGCCGTCCTGGACGAGCTGACCACCGGCCTCGACCCGCAGGCGCGGCGGGACACCTGGGAGCTGATCGCCGGCGTCCGCGACCGCGGGGTCACGCTGTTGCTGGTCACCCACTTCATGGAGGAGGCCGAGCGCCTCTGCGACCGGATCGCGGTGATCGACCACGGTGAGGTCGTCGCGTTGAACACCCCGGCCGGCCTGGTCGAGCAGACCGCCAGCGCGGACCAGACGATCCGGTTCCGCCCGTCCGCCCCGATCGCTGACGAGCTGCTCACCGGCCTGCCCGAGGTGAGCCGGGTCAGCCGGCAGGGCGACCGGATCGAGGTCGTCGGCACCGGCAACCTGCTGCACGCGGTCACCTCGGTGCTCGCCGTCAACGGCATCGTCGCTGTCGAGCTGCGGCTCGAGCAGGCCACTCTGGACGACGCCTTCGTACGCCTGACCGGCCGCACCAGCGAGGAGAACCCGGCATGA
- a CDS encoding SRPBCC family protein — MSTVTEFVDVNVPVRTAYNQWTQFEDFPRFMEGVSEIRQLDDTHTHWKTEIAGVKREFDAEITEQLPDERVAWHSTDGEKQAGVVTFHRIDDTHTRVTVQMDFDPQGFVETAGDKLGVVDRRVKGDLHRFKEFIESRGGIETGAWRGQVDRPGI; from the coding sequence GTGAGCACCGTCACCGAGTTCGTTGACGTCAACGTCCCGGTACGTACCGCCTACAACCAGTGGACCCAGTTCGAGGACTTCCCGCGGTTCATGGAGGGCGTCAGCGAGATCCGCCAGCTCGACGACACGCACACGCACTGGAAGACCGAGATCGCCGGGGTGAAGCGCGAATTCGACGCGGAGATCACCGAGCAGCTGCCGGACGAGCGCGTCGCGTGGCACTCGACCGACGGCGAGAAGCAGGCCGGCGTGGTCACCTTCCACCGCATCGACGACACGCACACCCGGGTCACCGTCCAGATGGACTTCGACCCGCAGGGTTTCGTCGAGACCGCCGGTGACAAGCTCGGCGTCGTCGACCGCCGGGTGAAGGGCGACCTGCACCGCTTCAAGGAGTTCATCGAGAGCCGCGGAGGCATCGAGACGGGCGCCTGGCGCGGCCAGGTCGACCGGCCGGGAATCTGA
- a CDS encoding sensor histidine kinase, translating to MTTREAWRTWLPYGTLLISVGLVLSVDPDFITKPPVWVILSAAGGAAAWIAFWVTFHPQWGDRRGIMLIFLIGMIGFYAGLVWLHPLFGFFSWTGYLFIGLALDGFWRLLAVVPVAAIAALSQIGGVPTLSAEGGYIFWGFAIAINMLIAGVMFYVEIKTEKNSIKRAQMIVDLAEANRKLEAALRENAGLHAQLLVQAREAGVLDERQRMAGEIHDVLAQGLTGIVTQLEAADAAAARPADHRRHLETAKRLARESLAEARRSVQALRPQQLVGTALPDALTEVVETWSERSGVKAELVTTGTPQRLLPEIETTLLRTAQEGLANVARHAAARRVGLTLSYMEDVVTLDVRDDGAGFDLAEPRRTGSFGLEAMRERLTRIAGSLTVESEPGGGTALSACVPAIAVGVSA from the coding sequence GTGACCACGCGTGAGGCGTGGCGCACCTGGCTGCCGTACGGGACGCTGCTCATCTCCGTCGGCCTGGTCCTCTCCGTCGACCCGGACTTCATCACGAAGCCGCCGGTCTGGGTGATCCTGTCGGCGGCCGGCGGCGCGGCTGCCTGGATCGCCTTCTGGGTCACCTTCCATCCGCAGTGGGGTGACCGGCGCGGCATCATGCTGATCTTCCTGATCGGCATGATCGGGTTCTATGCGGGACTGGTCTGGCTGCATCCGCTCTTCGGTTTCTTCTCCTGGACCGGCTACCTCTTCATCGGGCTCGCGCTCGACGGCTTCTGGCGGCTGCTGGCAGTGGTCCCGGTGGCGGCGATCGCGGCGCTGTCCCAGATCGGGGGCGTGCCCACCCTCTCCGCGGAGGGTGGGTACATCTTCTGGGGCTTCGCGATCGCCATCAACATGCTGATCGCCGGCGTGATGTTCTACGTCGAGATCAAGACCGAGAAGAACTCGATCAAACGCGCTCAGATGATCGTGGACCTGGCCGAGGCGAACCGGAAGCTCGAGGCGGCCCTGCGGGAGAACGCCGGACTGCACGCCCAGCTGCTCGTCCAGGCCCGGGAAGCCGGTGTGCTGGACGAGCGGCAGCGGATGGCCGGCGAGATCCACGACGTGCTGGCGCAGGGTCTGACCGGCATCGTCACCCAGCTGGAGGCGGCCGACGCGGCAGCCGCCCGGCCCGCCGACCACCGGCGGCACCTGGAGACGGCGAAACGGCTGGCCCGGGAGAGCCTCGCCGAGGCACGCCGCTCGGTGCAGGCGCTGCGCCCGCAGCAGCTGGTCGGCACCGCGCTGCCGGACGCCCTGACCGAGGTGGTGGAGACCTGGTCGGAGCGGTCCGGCGTGAAAGCCGAGCTGGTCACCACCGGGACGCCGCAACGGCTGCTCCCGGAGATCGAGACGACGCTGCTGCGGACCGCGCAGGAGGGCCTCGCGAACGTGGCCCGGCATGCGGCGGCCCGCCGGGTCGGGCTCACCCTTTCCTACATGGAGGACGTGGTCACCCTGGACGTGCGCGACGACGGCGCCGGCTTCGATCTCGCGGAGCCGCGGCGGACCGGATCGTTCGGCCTGGAGGCGATGCGGGAACGCCTGACCCGGATCGCCGGCAGCCTCACCGTCGAGTCCGAGCCGGGCGGCGGCACCGCGCTCTCCGCCTGCGTGCCGGCCATCGCGGTGGGGGTGTCCGCATGA
- a CDS encoding NAD(P)/FAD-dependent oxidoreductase has translation METVDAIVVGAGHNGLVAANLLADAGWSVLVLEATPNPGGAVRSGFVTAPGYLSDLFSSFYPLGYASPVMKGLRLDEQGLRWTHAPDVLTHLLPDGRAATVNRDIARTMESMEQFAPGDGERWRTAYQDWQSVSGRMLDTLFTPFPPVAQGLGLVRDLRISGALRLARRLLLSVRELGAELFRGEGATLAMAGCALHTDLSPEQAGSGVYGWLLAMLGQEFGWPVPVGGAQEITSSLVRRLGDRGRIVYEAPVNRILVARGRAVGVRTADGRDWRARRAVVADVPAPALFLDLVGERWLPPRLVEDLAHFRWDGATLKVDWAVRSKIPWTNPAASGAGTIHMGADLNDLSRYAAHLAVDELPPKPFLLLGQMSTADPSHSPEGTESVWAYTHLPHRKSWSGDEISEHVERMESVIEEQAPGFLSRVEGRNVFSPAILEKENPSLVGGALGGGTSAAFQQLFLRPIPGLGRPDTPVDRLFLGSASAHPGGGVHGAPGANAARAALARDRALTGDLYRAAINGAHRAVYGSSS, from the coding sequence GTGGAGACCGTGGATGCGATCGTCGTCGGCGCCGGGCACAACGGCCTGGTCGCTGCGAACCTGCTCGCCGACGCCGGCTGGTCGGTGCTCGTGCTGGAAGCCACCCCGAACCCCGGCGGGGCGGTCCGATCCGGGTTCGTGACCGCGCCCGGGTACCTGTCCGACCTGTTCAGCTCCTTCTATCCGCTCGGCTACGCGTCGCCGGTGATGAAGGGGCTGCGCCTGGACGAGCAGGGCCTGCGCTGGACGCATGCGCCGGACGTGCTCACCCACCTGCTGCCGGACGGCCGCGCCGCCACGGTGAACCGCGACATCGCCCGCACCATGGAGTCGATGGAGCAGTTCGCGCCGGGCGACGGCGAGCGGTGGCGCACCGCGTACCAGGACTGGCAGTCGGTCTCCGGCCGGATGCTCGACACGCTGTTCACCCCGTTCCCGCCCGTGGCCCAGGGCCTCGGCCTGGTGCGGGACCTGCGCATCAGCGGCGCCTTGCGCCTCGCACGGCGCCTTCTCCTCTCGGTACGGGAACTCGGCGCCGAGTTGTTCCGCGGCGAAGGCGCCACCCTCGCGATGGCCGGCTGCGCTCTGCACACCGATCTCTCCCCGGAACAGGCAGGCAGTGGGGTGTACGGGTGGCTGCTCGCCATGCTGGGGCAGGAGTTCGGCTGGCCGGTGCCGGTGGGCGGGGCTCAGGAGATCACGTCCTCGCTGGTCCGGCGTCTGGGCGACCGGGGACGGATCGTCTACGAGGCGCCGGTGAACCGGATCCTGGTGGCGCGAGGGCGGGCCGTCGGTGTCCGGACCGCCGACGGCCGGGATTGGCGGGCCCGGCGGGCGGTCGTGGCCGACGTACCGGCGCCCGCTCTCTTCCTTGATCTCGTGGGGGAACGCTGGCTGCCTCCGCGGCTCGTCGAGGACCTGGCGCACTTCCGCTGGGACGGCGCGACGCTGAAGGTCGACTGGGCGGTCCGCTCCAAGATCCCGTGGACCAATCCGGCCGCTTCGGGCGCGGGGACCATCCATATGGGCGCCGATCTCAACGACCTCAGCCGGTACGCCGCACACCTCGCCGTCGACGAGCTCCCGCCGAAGCCGTTCCTGCTGCTGGGCCAGATGTCGACGGCCGACCCCTCGCACTCACCGGAGGGCACCGAGTCGGTGTGGGCCTACACCCACCTGCCGCACCGGAAGTCCTGGTCCGGCGACGAGATCAGCGAGCACGTCGAGCGGATGGAATCGGTGATCGAGGAGCAGGCGCCCGGTTTCCTGAGCCGTGTCGAGGGCCGCAACGTCTTCTCCCCGGCGATCCTGGAGAAGGAGAATCCGTCGCTGGTCGGCGGCGCCCTGGGCGGCGGCACCTCGGCCGCGTTCCAGCAGCTCTTCCTCCGCCCGATCCCCGGCCTGGGCCGTCCCGACACGCCCGTCGACCGCCTCTTCCTCGGCAGCGCCTCAGCCCACCCCGGCGGCGGCGTCCACGGCGCACCCGGCGCCAACGCGGCCCGCGCCGCCCTGGCCCGCGACCGGGCCCTGACCGGCGACCTCTACCGAGCAGCCATCAACGGCGCCCACCGAGCCGTCTACGGCTCCTCGTCGTAG
- a CDS encoding glycosyltransferase, whose product MRIAMISEHASPLGAGSRDAHVAELSGALAELGHDVRVYTRRTDPEAAEVVMTPDGVRVVHIVAGPVQMIPPDLLLPHMGEFARVLGEQWAGSWTPDVVHAHFWISGLAAVTAARQIGVPVVQSFHELAALGEGPKDARGPSRSGYERALGRAVDRVVAQTQDEVRGLVRIGVPRANLTVVPAGVNSDRFTPDGPAVQRDPERPRILSVGRLVERKGFGDVIEAMRYVPGAEVVVVGGPPAEQLPADPGAKRLRALAEQFRVADRFRLVGSVSHRDMPSWYRSADLLVAAPWQDEENLEHSALEAMACGVPIVGTAVGALNETVVDGLTGDLVPARDPRALGSALRRLVNDKVRRFTYATAALDRARQAYSWRRVAAQVGSVYSGLRRTPAENTEAVA is encoded by the coding sequence GTGCGCATCGCGATGATCTCCGAGCACGCCAGCCCGCTGGGGGCGGGCAGCCGGGACGCTCACGTCGCCGAACTGTCCGGAGCCCTCGCCGAGCTCGGTCACGACGTCCGCGTCTACACCCGCCGCACCGATCCGGAGGCGGCCGAGGTGGTGATGACCCCGGACGGCGTCCGGGTCGTGCACATCGTCGCCGGTCCGGTCCAGATGATCCCGCCGGACCTGCTGCTGCCGCACATGGGCGAGTTCGCCCGGGTGCTGGGTGAGCAGTGGGCCGGCAGCTGGACCCCGGACGTCGTGCACGCCCACTTCTGGATCAGCGGTCTCGCCGCTGTCACCGCCGCGCGCCAGATCGGCGTGCCGGTGGTGCAGTCCTTCCACGAGCTGGCCGCTCTCGGAGAGGGCCCGAAGGACGCGCGAGGTCCGTCGCGGTCCGGCTACGAGCGCGCCCTCGGCCGGGCGGTGGACCGGGTGGTGGCACAGACCCAGGACGAGGTACGAGGACTCGTCCGCATCGGCGTGCCCCGCGCCAACCTGACCGTCGTGCCGGCCGGAGTCAACAGCGACCGGTTCACGCCGGACGGTCCGGCCGTGCAGCGGGACCCGGAACGCCCGCGCATCCTCTCCGTCGGCCGGCTGGTCGAGCGGAAGGGCTTCGGTGACGTGATCGAGGCGATGCGCTACGTCCCCGGCGCCGAGGTGGTGGTCGTCGGCGGACCGCCGGCCGAGCAGCTGCCCGCCGACCCGGGCGCGAAGCGTCTCCGCGCGCTCGCCGAGCAGTTCCGGGTCGCCGACCGGTTCCGCCTCGTCGGTTCGGTCTCGCACCGGGACATGCCGAGCTGGTACCGCTCCGCCGACCTGCTGGTGGCAGCCCCCTGGCAGGACGAGGAGAACCTGGAGCACTCGGCGCTGGAGGCGATGGCCTGTGGCGTGCCGATCGTCGGCACGGCTGTCGGCGCGCTCAACGAGACGGTGGTGGACGGGCTGACCGGCGATCTGGTTCCGGCCCGGGATCCGCGGGCTCTCGGCAGTGCCCTGCGCCGGCTCGTCAACGACAAGGTGCGGCGGTTCACCTATGCCACGGCGGCCCTGGACCGGGCCCGGCAGGCGTACTCGTGGCGCCGCGTCGCCGCTCAGGTCGGCTCGGTCTACTCCGGCCTGCGGCGTACGCCGGCGGAGAACACCGAGGCGGTGGCCTAG